In the genome of Equus przewalskii isolate Varuska chromosome 29, EquPr2, whole genome shotgun sequence, the window gatttcaaaagaaaataatacatactttACTCTTATGCTACACTGTTCTTCCAGCTGAGGTTGCTGAATACTACAATGTTCTTTAGACAAAGCCTGATCAATGCTACACTGTTCTTCTGGCAAAGGTTGATCAACTTGTTCTTCGGACAACGGCTGGTCAACTTGCTGCTCTGACAAAGGCTGGTCAACTTTTCTACGTTGCTTCCTGAGTCTTTCCTCTTCTGCTAAATAGAGATGTTTCAGATGATCAGGGTATCGATCTGTGAATTGGGATTCCTGTGAGGTTTGagccttcttttccttccacagCAATTTCTGGTAATTTTGCTGAATCTTTAGTTTTCTTCGAAATGCAAAGCCTTGACCTATCGAAAAATATCAGTCATAAAttactttctcaaaaaataagTTGCATGAAAAAcgtaatttaatttaaaatgaaaatctttttacATCATCACATTCAGATGGCAGAAttacattatatttgttttaaaaggttATTTCAAGAAAACAAGTTTAAGCTAATGAAATGAACAGTATGTTGGTCCTTTGCGAAAAGACCAGGCTAACATGAGTCATGCAAACACTCAAGTAAGAATCTcgaagaaggaaaaatgattagAGTGTTGTACAACTCCATTTATTGTACtcacaaatcaaaacaaattccTTGACTCACTTAAAACACTTAATCTAGGTCTTTAACAAATACTTAACAAAAAAATCCTCACATCTATTATTTAACCTAAGAGAAACTACTGTAAGACTGATTTTTGAAAGTAATTCAACACAGATAAGATGTACAACTTACTTAACAGCTAGCAATTAACAAAAGGCTGAACTTATTTAAGATTTATACATTACAAACGGGATTTGAGGGAACTTACAGACagcaagataaaatgaaaaacacaaactaaagcgaaggaaaggaagaaaactaagaTAAGACTGGAGGGCTCTGGGGTATTTGTAATCAGCAAGGGTTTGGGGCAGTGTATTTCTGGCCCAGTCCTTCCGTCTACTCTATACCGTACTATATACACAAACGGACCTTTAGAGGCTCTCTGCTTACGGTTTCGCGGGAAAAATGCAGAAGAATAAAGTTCTGAACAAGAATGGGGTTAAGTCAGGGAAGATGTTTAAAGATTCAGAGTTAGCAACAGTGCCTCGTCTTTCCCTCCAGAGCTCTGAGAAGCCCACGGCTCCAGCGGGATTGGCTTCCTCTGCCCCCAGGAGAAGCCAGTTTTGTTCCTAAACCCTTCTTCTCTGCTTCCCGGGTCGCGTATTCTAAGATTTCTCACATACCCTCGCGCACGCTCCCCACGAAGGCCTGTGGATGGCTAGGTCGCCACCTCCTCTGTTTCACATTCTTATTCCTTAGTCCGACCGGAGAAACTCCTTCACCACGCGGCCCCAAGCTCCCTGGCCGCCACCTTGCAGTCGGCCGCACAGGAGCCATCGCACACCAACTGCGTCGCCGGAAAACCACAACGGACGCTGCTAAAATACGTCATCAGGCAGAAGCAATCAATCGCTCACGTAAAGCCCAGATCGGAGTTCTACTTATCTGGCCTCTGCTACTTTCGACCAAGGCCTCGCCTTGCGGCCACGTTTGCGCCACCTACAGCCTGGGAGGGTGAGCGTCATGGCGGCTCCGTGCCCGCTCCCAGCGACCCAGGAGCTGTCCACGTTGCATGCCAAGTTGCAGGGGCTGCTGCGGTTCCTGAGGGAAGCCCTAGCCATTTCGAATGCGCATACGGTGGACTTCTACACGGAGTCCCTCTGGGAGCAACTGGTCGACCTGCCGCCGGAGACGGTACTGGCGGTGCTGAGGAGCTCGGCGGCCGAGACGGAGGCCCGGCCGTCGGAGGCGCGCCCCCTGGTGGAAGGCGAGAGGGAAGCAGGTGActggcggcgggcggggcgggcaggGAGGCGGAGAGCAGGCCCCGCCCAGCGAAGCGTGCCCCCTAGCGTGCTGGTGTGTTTCTACAATTTAAAGAGAACGAGGAACAGGGTCGGGCGTTTCTTAGTAATTCAACACTATTTTGAGGGAAGGCAAACAGTGCTCTCACAATGCTTATAGATTCCATGTAAAAACACAGCAGAAGATAAGTCAACACTTAACGAAATATATCAAGATAATTTCAAGTGATGATGATGGCCAAGAAGACAGCAGAACTGTCAAATGTGATAGCGATTCTGTGAGGAGGCTGGTTTGACTTCGGTGGGCAGGAGCAGGAGAAGGTGCCAGCCTGCCGTGAGCCACAGGAAGGGATTCAGCCCAGGGGACGGCGGAGGCCCTGAGGCACGAAAGAGCGGGGCTGGCTGAGGGTCGGGAAGAAAGCCTGAGCGGCCCCAGCGGGCGCGGGGCAGCAGCAGGTGCGGTCAGGGAGGCCGGCAGGGGCCGGATCGCGCAGGCTCCCTAGACCTTGGAAGAATGTTGGATTGTGTGTGTGATGGGGAACCTTTGAGCCAGTTAATCGATGTAGTGATCTAATCTAACACTTGCAAAGGTAACTCTGATAAATTATTTGAAGAACAGACTAGTGGGGCAAAAGCTGAGAGGCCAGTTAGAAGGCCATTTCAGTAGTACAAGAAAGAGATGACGGTGTCATGGACTAGGATGGTAGCAGTGAAGAACTGGGATATCCACTAATTAATTTGAAAACTGTTTATAATAAAGTATCTACTGTGTGCCA includes:
- the CCDC59 gene encoding thyroid transcription factor 1-associated protein 26, coding for MAPVRPTARWRPGSLGPRGEGVSPVGLRNKNVKQRRWRPSHPQAFVGSVREGQGFAFRRKLKIQQNYQKLLWKEKKAQTSQESQFTDRYPDHLKHLYLAEEERLRKQRRKVDQPLSEQQVDQPLSEEQVDQPLPEEQCSIDQALSKEHCSIQQPQLEEQCSIRVNSVTIPKKNKKKTSNQKAQEEYGRVQAERAAKKQEFERRKQEREEAQRLYKKKKMEVFKILSKKTKKGQPNLNLQMEYLLKKIQERK